The genomic DNA GTTCAATCGAGGTTTCAACCGGTATATCGACCCGTACCTACACCTAAGCCCATACATAAACCGAATTCATAAAGCCTATTATACCAAAGCTTTCATCCCCTTGGTCGACGATTTCGCCCTTCCTATGATAGGCTTTGGGGGAAGGTCAATGTTGCAAGGAGTTGAACCGTTTTATGGCGCGGATCGTCCCTATCGCCTTGCCCACCCCGTATCCGGTGGGCGATGTGAATGTCTATTTTGTCGATGATGAACAACCCATGCTGATCGATGCCGGTCCGCCCACCCAGGAGGCCTACAGCATCCTGAAAGAGCAGTTGCAGGCGCTCGGCTGCCCGCTGGAGGCGCTCAAAGAGATCGTGGTCACCCATTTTCATCCCGATCATGTGGGGCTGGCCCAGATTCTGGCGAAGGAAGCCGCCATCCCTGTCCGCCTGCATCCCCTCGATCTCTACACCCTGCGCCTGAGCAGTGAAAAAGCGATCGGCTTTTTTGACGGCTGGGACTTGCCTCCGGGCTGGGATCCCAGCCAATTCGATACGAATCACTGGATTCCGGCCAGGTATCGCCCGTCTGGCGTCACCTTCCTGCCCCTGGAGGCAGGAGAGGTGATCGATACGGGCAGCCTGCGATTTGAAGTGGTGGCCGTGCCGGGCCATTCGCTGGGCCATGTGGCGCTCTGGGAAGAGAAAAATCGCTGGCTCTTCACCGGCGATACGGTCATTCCCGGGCTCGCGCCCAATCCGATGATCTATCATGTCGAGGGCGAACGGGTGCCCACGCTGCCCATGTATCTGAACAGCCTCAGCCAGCTGCGCCGGCTCGATGTGGAGACCCTTTATCCCGGCCATGGCGCCCCTTTCGCCGATCTGGCGGCAGAACTGGACGCCACCGTCGACCACTACCGGCAGAAGGCGCTGGAGGTCTATGCCATCATGGACCGGCAGGGACCGTCCGGCCTGGGCCTGCGCCAGATCGCCGCCTGCCTCTATCCCCGACAGATCGAGAGTCAGCCCTATATGGTGCTGAGCAAGACCCTCGGCTGCCTCGATCTGTTGGAGCGAGCGGGCCTCGCCCAAGCGGCGGGCGGGTCACGGGGGAGGCGAATCTACCGGCTAGCGGCGGAGCGAGAGGGGGAACCGGTCGACGCGTTGAATCCCTTGCTCTGCTCGGATTAGACCAGGGAAAAAAAGGCCCTTGCCGTTTGCGCCACGATGAAACAGACGGCCATCGCCAGCGCCGTGTTCATCACCAGCGAGAGGGCCGGCCAGCGCCAGCTTCCCGTTTCCTTGCCCATCGTCAGCAGCGTGGTGGCGCAGGGGAAGTGGAGGAGCGAGAAGAGCATCACATTGACCGCTGTCAGCCAGGTCCAGCCGTGATCGACGAACAGAGCGGCCAATTCGCTCACCTCTTCCATCTCGACGAGACTGCCCTGGGCCAGGTAGCCCATGACCAGGATCGGCAGGACGATCTCGTTGGCCGGCAGTCCCAGGAGAAAGGCGACGAGGATGTAGCCGTCCAGGCCGAGCGCGCGGCCGAGAGGGTCGAAGAAGGCGGCGGCTGTGGCGAGCAGGCTATGTTCTCCGGCCGGAATGTTGGCCAGCAGCCAAATGACGAGGCCGGCTGGCGCGGCCACCTTGACGGCTCGCCAGAGGACGAAAAGGGTCCGGTCAAAGATGGACGTGACGATCACCCGGCCCACCTGAGGCTTGCGAAAGGGCGGCAGTTCCAGGGAGAAAGAGGAGGCTTCGCCTTTCAGCAGTGTTTTCGATAATCCCCAGGAGACGATGAGGGTGACGGCGATGCCGAAGACGACCAGGACCGCCACCAGCAGCGCGCCCATGCCTTCGCCCACGGTCGCCCCCAGGTAGCCGCCGCTGAGGATGCCAGCGACGGCGATCAACGTGGGGAAGCGGCCGTTACAGGGGACAAAGTTGTTTGTCAGGGCGGCGATGATCTTTTCCCGCGGCGAATCGATGATGCGGCAGGCGACGACGCCGGCGGCGTTGCAGCCAAAGCCCATGCTCATCGTCAAGGCCTGTTTGCCGTGAGCGCCGGCCAGTTTGAAGAGGCGATCCATGTTGAAGGCCACCCGGGGCAGGTAGCCCAGGTCCTCCAGGAGGGTGAAGAGGGGAAAGAAGATGGCCATGGGCGGCAGCATGACCGATACGACCCAGGCCAGGCAGCGGTAGACGCCGTCAACGATGATCCCCTTCAGCCAGAGGGGCGCCTGGGCCGCCGTGAAGAGCTCTGCCAGCCAATCCTGACCGGCGAAGAGAACCGAGGCGATCATCGCCGAGGGGATATTGGCCCCTTCAATGGTCAGCCAGAAGATGACCGTCAACAGGGCCAGCATGAGGGGATAACCGAACCAGCGCGATGTGAGCAGATCGTCGAGCCGATGGTCCCAGGAACGCCCCCCTTCCGGCGCATGCCGCACCACCTCGCTGGCGATGGACTCCGCCTGCCGGTAGATGTTGCCGACGATGCGATCGGCCACTGCGGGGCCGAAGATCTGCCGCGCCTCCCGGGACAGGGCGTGGAAGCGCTCTTTTTCCCCCGAGGGGGTGGGGAGCATCACTGTGGACACAGAAGCACCTCCTCCT from Heliomicrobium gestii includes the following:
- a CDS encoding nucleoside recognition domain-containing protein; its protein translation is MSTVMLPTPSGEKERFHALSREARQIFGPAVADRIVGNIYRQAESIASEVVRHAPEGGRSWDHRLDDLLTSRWFGYPLMLALLTVIFWLTIEGANIPSAMIASVLFAGQDWLAELFTAAQAPLWLKGIIVDGVYRCLAWVVSVMLPPMAIFFPLFTLLEDLGYLPRVAFNMDRLFKLAGAHGKQALTMSMGFGCNAAGVVACRIIDSPREKIIAALTNNFVPCNGRFPTLIAVAGILSGGYLGATVGEGMGALLVAVLVVFGIAVTLIVSWGLSKTLLKGEASSFSLELPPFRKPQVGRVIVTSIFDRTLFVLWRAVKVAAPAGLVIWLLANIPAGEHSLLATAAAFFDPLGRALGLDGYILVAFLLGLPANEIVLPILVMGYLAQGSLVEMEEVSELAALFVDHGWTWLTAVNVMLFSLLHFPCATTLLTMGKETGSWRWPALSLVMNTALAMAVCFIVAQTARAFFSLV
- a CDS encoding MBL fold metallo-hydrolase, translated to MARIVPIALPTPYPVGDVNVYFVDDEQPMLIDAGPPTQEAYSILKEQLQALGCPLEALKEIVVTHFHPDHVGLAQILAKEAAIPVRLHPLDLYTLRLSSEKAIGFFDGWDLPPGWDPSQFDTNHWIPARYRPSGVTFLPLEAGEVIDTGSLRFEVVAVPGHSLGHVALWEEKNRWLFTGDTVIPGLAPNPMIYHVEGERVPTLPMYLNSLSQLRRLDVETLYPGHGAPFADLAAELDATVDHYRQKALEVYAIMDRQGPSGLGLRQIAACLYPRQIESQPYMVLSKTLGCLDLLERAGLAQAAGGSRGRRIYRLAAEREGEPVDALNPLLCSD